One Helicoverpa armigera isolate CAAS_96S chromosome 12, ASM3070526v1, whole genome shotgun sequence DNA window includes the following coding sequences:
- the LOC110383968 gene encoding protein PET100 homolog, mitochondrial, with translation MGNWKLEVGRMAMYTSFPVGLFFFFNQPTYFEEWVTNTKRQIFPPENMKDREAIQELIREMRKKQMEALDKE, from the coding sequence ATGGGGAATTGGAAACTGGAAGTCGGAAGAATGGCTATGTATACATCTTTTCCCGTGGgactatttttcttctttaatcaACCAACATATTTCGAAGAATGGGTAACAAATACTAAGCGTCAAATCTTCCCACCAGAGAACATGAAAGACAGGGAAGCTATCCAGGAACTAATCAGAGAAATGAGGAAAAAGCAAATGGAAGCCTTAGACAAGGAATAA